In one window of Helianthus annuus cultivar XRQ/B chromosome 17, HanXRQr2.0-SUNRISE, whole genome shotgun sequence DNA:
- the LOC110921290 gene encoding uncharacterized protein LOC110921290 — protein sequence MDPVGSDDSRKTKMVIELLKGIHFVASVEAISLGVQAGIHPWILYDIISNAAGNSWIFKNYIPHLLQGNQIKDNFLNASLQDLGAVLDTAKSLIFPLPLLAAAHQQFLAGSRHADADGLKVWERVLGIQIMDAANAETYSPELLATQVCAKSKRTNKIGFIGLGAMGFGMATHLLKSDFRVHGFDVYKPTLSRFENAGGLVGNSPAQVSKEADVLVVMVTNEVQAESVLYGVDGAVSALPPGSSIVLSSTVSPAFVSRLELRLRNENKGLKLIDAPVSGGVKRASEGTLTIMASGADEALEHAGSVLSALSEKLYVIKGGCGAGSGVKMVNQLLAGVHIASAAEAMAFGARLGLDTRILFDDIKDSDGTSWMFENRGPHMVDSDYTPLSALDIFVKDLGIVARECASRRVPLHISTVALQLFLSGSASGWGRLDDSAVVKVYETLTGVKVEGKLAVMSKKKALESLPPEWALDPLDDIRRLDNNLKTLVVLDDDPTGTQTVHDVDVLTEWNVESLAEQLRSRPKCFFILTNSRALSSDKASALIKDICQNLRTAAKSVGNNDYTVVLRGDSTLRGHFPEEPDAAVSVLGEMDAWIILPFFLQGGRFTIDDVHYVADSDRLIPAGDTEFAKDASFGYKSSNLCEWVEEKTKGRIPASSVSSVSIQLLRNGGPAAVCEHLCSLHKGSTCIVNAASDRDMAVFAAGMVQAELKGKRFLCRTAASFVSARIGIISKDPILPKDVGISKGKSGGLIVVGSYVPKTTKQVEELKLQCDLRTIEVSVEKLAMKSAEEREEEISDAAELADVYLRTCCDTLVMSSRELITGKTPDESLDINYKVSSGLVEIVRRIKTSPRYILAKGGITSSDIATKALEAKRAKIVGQALAGVPLWQLGPESRHPGVPYIVFPGNVGDSKALAQVVKRWARPLKLSSTKELLADAERGGYAVGAFNVYNLEGIEAVIAAAEEQKSPAILQIHPGALKQGGTPLVACCISAAEQATVPVTVHFDHGSSKQELMEVLELGVDSVMVDGSHLPLKENISYTKYISSLAHAKGMAVEAELGRLSGTEDDLTVQDYEAKLTDVNQAQEFIDETGIDALAVCIGNVHGKYPASGPKLRLDLLKNLYELASKNGIFLVLHGASGLPKELVQDCIKLGVRKFNVNTEVRQAYMDILKSPQTDLVHVMAAAKEAMKAVIADKMHLFGSAGKAN from the exons ATGGATCCCGTGGGTTCCGATGACTCCAG AAAAACTAAGATGGTAATAGAGTTGCTCAAGGGGATTCATTTTGTTGCTTCTGTGGAGGCCATTTCTCTTGGTGTTCAAGCTGGTATTCATCCTTGGATTTTGTATGATATTATATCAAATGCCGCTGGCAACTCATG GATTTTCAAAAATTACATCCCTCATCTGTTACAGGGGAATCAAATCAAGGATAATTTTCTAAATGCTTCTCTTCAAGATTTG GGTGCAGTTTTGGACACTGCCAAGTCACTTATATTTCCTCTTCCACTCTTGGCTGCTGCTCATCAACAATTCCTAGCAG GCTCTAGACATGCAGATGCAGATGGTCTTAAG GTTTGGGAAAGAGTACTTGGAATACAAATTATGGATGCAGCAAATGCAGAAACTTACAGTCCCGAACTATTGGCGACTCAAGTTTGTGCCAAGTCAAAGCGAACAAATAAAATTGGTTTTATTGGTCTAGGAGCAATGGGATTCGGCATGGCAACTCATCTTCTGAAATCCGATTTCCGTGTCCATGGATTTGAC GTATATAAGCCAACTCTATCTAGGTTTGAAAACGCTGGTGGTCTGGTTGGAAACTCTCCTGCACAAGTATCAAAAG AGGCTGATGTTCTCGTTGTGATGGTCACAAATGAAGTTCAAGCAGAAAGTGTTCTATATGGTGTTGACGGGGCCGTGTCAG CTCTACCACCTGGATCGTCTATTGTCCTTTCATCCACAGTTTCTCCTGCTTTTGTCAGTCGCCTTGAGCTGCGCTTACGAA ATGAGAACAAGGGCTTGAAATTGATTGATGCCCCTGTATCTGGTGGTGTCAAAAGGGCTTCTGAAGGAACTCTGACG ATTATGGCATCGGGTGCAGATGAAGCTCTTGAGCATGCTGGTTCAGTTCTTTCAG CGTTAAGTGAGAAGCTATATGTGATAAAAGGGGGTTGTGGAGCTGGAAG TGGTGTAAAGATGGTTAATCAACTACTAGCTGGAGTTCATATAGCATCAGCTGCTGAAGCAATGGCCTTTGGAGCTCGATTGGGATTGGATACAAGAATCTTGTTTGATGACATAAAAGATAGTGACGGAACATCTTG GATGTTTGAGAATCGTGGTCCACACATGGTGGACAGTGATTATACCCCCTTATCTGCACTTGATATCTTTGTTAAGGATCTG GGTATTGTGGCTCGTGAATGCGCATCTCGTAGagttccacttcatatttcaacTGTTGCACTCCAGTTGTTCTTGTCAG GTTCTGCTTCTGGGTGGGGACGCTTAGATGATTCTGCTGTTGTTAAG GTTTATGAGACACTAACAGGTGTCAAAGTTGAAGGAAAATTAGCAGTGATGAGTAAAAAAAAGGCCTTGGAATCTCTTCCACCTGAGTGGGCATTGGATCCGCTGGATGACATACGCAGACTGGATAATAACTTAAAGACTTTGGTTGTTTTGGATGATGATCCAACTGGAACTCAAACAGTCCATGATGTTGACGTATTGACTGAGTG GAATGTTGAGTCACTTGCTGAACAGTTGAGAAGTAGACCTAAATGCTTTTTTATTTTGACAAATTCTCGGGCTTTGAGCTCCGATAAG GCAAGCGCACTAATAAAAGATATTTGCCAAAACCTACGTACTGCAGCAAAGTCAGTGGGAAACAATGACTACACTGTAGTATTACGTGGTGATTCCACATTAAGAGGGCATTTTCCTGAG GAACCAGATGCAGCTGTTTCAGTACTTGGGGAAATGGATGCTTggattattttgccctttttcTTGCAAGGAGGCCGTTTCACCATCGATGacgtgcattatgttgctgattCTGATAG actcATTCCTGCAGGAGATACTGAGTTTGCTAAAGATGCTTCATTTGGTTATAAATCTTCAAACCTGTGTGAG TGGGTTGAGGAGAAAACTAAGGGACGTATACCGGCTAGCAGCGTTTCATCAGTTTCTATTCAATTGTTACGTAATGGAGGACCGGCAGCTGTCTGTGAACATCTTTGCAGTTTACACAAG GGTTCCACATGTATAGTTAATGCAGCTAGCGACAGAGACATGGCTGTTTTTGCAGCTGGCATGGTTCAG GCAGAATTGAAAGGGAAACGTTTCCTGTGCCGTACCGCTGCTAGTTTTGTATCTGCTCGAATAGGAATTATTTCAAAAGATCCAATCTTGCCTAAAGATGTTGGAATTAGTAAAGGAAAAAGTGGAGGACTTATTGTTGTGGGCTCATATGTCCCAAAGACCACCAAACAG GTTGAAGAACTAAAGTTACAATGTGATCTGAGAACCATCGAG GTTTCTGTTGAAAAACTTGCAATGAAGTCAGCAGAAGAGAGGGAGGAGGAAATCAGTGATGCAGCAGAGCTGGCAGATGTTTACCTCAGGACTTGTTGTGATACTTTAGTGATGTCCAGCCGGGAACTTATCACCGGGAAGA CTCCTGATGAGAGTCTGGATATCAATTATAAGGTGAGCTCTGGGCTGGTGGAAATAGTTAGGAGGATAAAGACAAGTCCACGCTACATTCTTGCAAAG GGTGGAATTACCTCATCAGATATTGCTACAAAAGCTTTAGAGGCAAAACGTGCGAAAATAGTGGGGCAAGCATTGGCTGGTGTACCTTTGTGGCAGTTGGGCCCAGAAAGCAGGCATCCAGGAGTTCCTTACATTGTATTTCCAGGAAACGTTGGTGACAGCAAGGCGCTAGCTCAAGTGGTCAAACGCTGGGCCCGTCCACTCAAACTTTCATCAACTAAAGAGCTTCTCGCG GATGCTGAAAGGGGAGGATATGCTGTTGGAGCATTCAATGTTTATAATCTTGAAGGGATTGAAGCAGTCATTGCTGCAGCTGAAGAGCAGAAGAGTCCTGCTATTTTGCAG ATCCATCCTGGTGCTCTAAAGCAAGGAGGGACGCCGTTGGTGGCATGCTGCATCTCTGCTGCTGAACAAGCAACT GTGCCTGTTACCGTGCATTTTGATCATGGTAGTTCCAAGCAAGAACTAATGGAAGTTCTTGAGTTG GGAGTTGACTCAGTCATGGTAGATGGTTCACACCTACCCTTGAAAGAGAATATCTCATACACAAAATACATTTCATCCTTAGCACATGCAAAGGGTATGGCGGTGGAAGCCGAATTAGGTAGGTTATCTGGAACCGAAGATGATTTGACTGTACAGGACTATGAAGCAAAGTTGACTGATGTAAACCAG GCTCAAGAATTCATCGATGAGACAGGTATTGATGCTCTGGCAGTGTGTATCGGTAATGTTCATGGGAAGTACCCTGCAAGTGGGCCAAAGCTTCGGCTTGATTTGCTAAAG AACCTCTATGAATTGGCTTCAAAGAATGGCATCTTTCTTGTTCTCCATGGAGCCTCTGGATTGCCTAAAGAACTTGTCCAG GATTGCATAAAGCTAGGAGTTAGGAAATTTAATGTAAACACAGAAGTAAGGCAGGCTTACATGGACATCCTTAAAAGCCCCCAGACAGACCTTGTCCATGTCATGGCTGCTGCTAAGGAGGCCATGAAAGCCGTCATTGCGGACAAGATGCATTTGTTCGGGTCAGCAGGAAAAGCAAACTAA